A genomic window from Rhizobium sp. EC-SD404 includes:
- a CDS encoding 3-hydroxyacyl-CoA dehydrogenase NAD-binding domain-containing protein, with amino-acid sequence MAYKNFTVETDNDGIALVTWDMPDKSMNVFTMDVMDEIEAICDATTADDKVKGVVFTSGKKTFSGGADLTMLKGMFAMMAEEKAKDADNATKKLFDAAGRMSWLWRKIETCGKPWVSAINGTCMGGALELSLACHGRVAADDKSVKMGLPEVKVGIFPGAGGTQRVPRLTNAQDALQMMTTGSSLSPQRAKAMGLIHEIAEPKKLVATAKKMIKDGLKPVQPWDEKGFKAPGGAVWSPQGAQLWPAASGILRRETNGNYPGALAILKCVFEGLQLPFDTALKVEQRYFTHVLQTPEAFGMIRSLFVSMQELNKGARRPADVKPTKFKKIGVVGAGFMGAGIAYVTAKAGIPVVLVDRDMEAAEKGKAHSADIVKKGVQKGKTTQGEGDALLSLITPSSDYADLDGADLVIEAVFEDRDIKKTVTEAVEDVLKPASVFASNTSTLPISGLAKNSKRPKNFIGIHFFSPVDKMMLVEIILGKKTGDKALAMALDYVAAIKKTPIVVNDTRGFYVNRCVLGYMNEAYNMLIEGVPPTMIENAAKMAGMPVGPLSLNDEVALDLSQKILKAAIADLGEKAVDPRHMDLVNTMVDKHGRFGRKNGKGFYDYPAKPAKKHIWPELKTLFPQQKADDVDVEVLKQRFLVGIALEATRTMEEGIVTDPREADVGSILGFGFAPYTGGAISYIDAMGAAKFEELCKTLAKSYGKHFKPTRIVQELAKSGETFYQRFGQEEAVKQAA; translated from the coding sequence ATGGCTTACAAGAACTTCACCGTCGAAACCGACAATGACGGCATCGCTCTCGTCACCTGGGACATGCCCGACAAGTCGATGAACGTCTTCACCATGGACGTGATGGACGAGATCGAGGCGATCTGCGACGCGACGACAGCCGACGACAAGGTCAAGGGCGTCGTCTTCACCTCCGGCAAGAAGACCTTCTCCGGCGGCGCCGACCTCACCATGCTCAAGGGCATGTTCGCGATGATGGCCGAGGAAAAGGCCAAGGACGCCGACAACGCCACGAAGAAGCTCTTCGATGCGGCCGGCCGCATGAGCTGGCTGTGGCGCAAGATCGAGACCTGCGGCAAGCCGTGGGTATCGGCGATCAACGGCACCTGCATGGGCGGCGCGCTGGAACTCTCGCTCGCCTGCCACGGCCGCGTCGCGGCAGACGACAAATCAGTCAAGATGGGCCTGCCGGAAGTCAAGGTCGGCATCTTCCCCGGCGCCGGTGGCACCCAGCGCGTTCCCCGTCTCACCAATGCGCAGGACGCCCTGCAGATGATGACGACCGGGTCGTCGCTGTCGCCGCAGCGCGCCAAGGCCATGGGCCTGATCCACGAGATCGCAGAGCCGAAAAAGCTCGTCGCGACCGCCAAGAAGATGATCAAGGATGGCCTCAAGCCGGTCCAGCCTTGGGATGAGAAGGGCTTCAAGGCACCCGGCGGCGCCGTCTGGTCACCGCAGGGCGCACAGCTCTGGCCTGCCGCTTCGGGCATTCTGCGCCGCGAGACCAACGGCAACTACCCGGGCGCGCTGGCCATCCTCAAATGCGTCTTCGAAGGCCTGCAGTTGCCGTTCGATACGGCGCTCAAGGTCGAGCAGCGCTATTTCACACACGTCCTGCAGACGCCGGAAGCCTTCGGCATGATCCGCTCGCTCTTCGTCTCCATGCAGGAGCTGAACAAGGGCGCGCGCCGTCCGGCAGACGTGAAGCCGACCAAGTTCAAGAAGATCGGTGTCGTTGGCGCCGGCTTCATGGGTGCGGGCATCGCCTATGTGACCGCTAAGGCCGGTATCCCGGTCGTGCTCGTCGACCGCGACATGGAAGCCGCCGAGAAGGGCAAGGCACACTCCGCCGACATCGTGAAAAAGGGCGTTCAGAAGGGTAAGACCACTCAAGGTGAAGGCGATGCGCTCCTCTCGCTGATCACGCCGTCTTCCGATTACGCCGATCTCGATGGCGCCGATCTCGTGATCGAGGCGGTCTTCGAAGATCGCGATATCAAGAAGACCGTCACCGAGGCGGTCGAGGATGTGCTGAAGCCGGCTTCGGTCTTCGCATCCAACACCTCGACGCTGCCGATCAGCGGCCTTGCCAAGAACTCCAAGCGTCCGAAGAACTTCATCGGCATCCACTTCTTCTCGCCCGTCGACAAGATGATGCTGGTCGAGATCATCCTCGGCAAGAAGACGGGCGACAAGGCGCTGGCCATGGCGCTCGACTACGTCGCCGCGATCAAGAAGACGCCGATCGTCGTCAACGACACGCGCGGCTTCTACGTCAATCGCTGCGTGCTCGGCTACATGAACGAAGCCTACAACATGCTGATCGAGGGCGTTCCGCCGACGATGATCGAGAACGCCGCCAAGATGGCCGGCATGCCGGTCGGCCCGCTTTCGCTCAACGACGAAGTGGCGCTCGACCTGTCGCAGAAGATCCTCAAGGCTGCCATCGCCGATCTCGGCGAGAAGGCCGTCGATCCGCGCCACATGGACCTCGTCAACACGATGGTCGACAAGCATGGGCGCTTCGGCCGCAAGAACGGCAAGGGCTTCTACGATTACCCGGCGAAGCCGGCGAAGAAGCACATCTGGCCGGAGCTCAAGACGCTCTTCCCCCAGCAGAAAGCCGATGACGTCGATGTCGAGGTCCTGAAGCAGCGCTTCCTCGTCGGCATCGCGCTTGAAGCAACGCGGACCATGGAAGAAGGCATCGTGACCGATCCGCGCGAAGCCGATGTCGGCTCCATCCTCGGCTTCGGTTTCGCTCCCTATACGGGCGGCGCCATCTCCTACATCGACGCCATGGGCGCGGCGAAGTTCGAGGAACTCTGCAAGACGCTCGCGAAAAGCTACGGCAAGCACTTCAAGCCGACCCGCATCGTCCAGGAACTCGCCAAGTCCGGCGAGACCTTCTACCAGCGCTTCGGCCAGGAAGAAGCCGTCAAACAGGCGGCCTGA
- a CDS encoding CopD family protein, whose product MTILLLAIHVLATVFWVGGMAFAYLVLRPAAAPLDPAARLTLWRNVFAKFLPAVGWAVIALLVTGFAMIFVTFGGFAGAPVSVHIMTLTGILMMLLFFHIVAAPWKRFRVAVDTGDFAQGARNLDKIRRFVGINLVLGLLTVVIATTGRYW is encoded by the coding sequence ATGACCATTCTCCTCCTCGCCATCCATGTCCTTGCCACCGTCTTCTGGGTCGGCGGCATGGCGTTCGCCTATCTCGTCCTGCGCCCCGCCGCAGCCCCGCTCGATCCGGCCGCCCGGTTGACGCTTTGGCGCAACGTCTTCGCCAAGTTTCTGCCCGCCGTCGGCTGGGCCGTAATCGCGCTCCTCGTTACGGGATTCGCGATGATCTTCGTCACCTTCGGCGGTTTTGCCGGCGCACCCGTTTCCGTCCACATCATGACGCTGACCGGCATCCTGATGATGCTGCTTTTCTTCCACATCGTCGCGGCGCCATGGAAACGGTTCCGCGTGGCGGTGGATACCGGCGACTTCGCGCAAGGCGCGCGCAACCTCGACAAGATCCGCCGCTTCGTCGGCATCAATCTCGTGCTCGGCCTGTTGACGGTAGTGATCGCCACCACCGGGCGTTATTGGTAA
- a CDS encoding 2-hydroxychromene-2-carboxylate isomerase: protein MATIDYYFFGASPFVYLGHKAIEEVAAKHGCGIAYKPVDIVALFANSGAKPLKERPLARQRYRLLELQRAADRRGLPINLAPRHFPVDATLADQVVIALLDEKQDPSAYMFEIFSAVWAREENISDPAVITRYLNACGFDGDAILSAAQDEGVAARRRQNTEEAIAADAVGLPAYVLNGEVFWGQDRIDDLDRALASGRAPFSAAMS from the coding sequence ATGGCTACGATCGACTATTATTTCTTCGGCGCCTCGCCCTTCGTCTATCTCGGCCACAAGGCCATCGAAGAGGTTGCCGCCAAGCATGGCTGCGGCATCGCCTACAAGCCGGTCGATATCGTTGCCCTTTTCGCCAATTCAGGCGCCAAGCCGCTCAAGGAGCGGCCGCTTGCCCGCCAGCGCTACCGGCTCCTGGAACTGCAACGCGCAGCCGACCGCCGCGGCCTGCCCATCAATCTCGCGCCGCGGCATTTCCCGGTTGATGCGACACTTGCCGACCAGGTCGTAATCGCGCTCCTCGACGAGAAGCAGGACCCGTCCGCCTACATGTTCGAGATCTTCTCCGCCGTTTGGGCGCGCGAGGAGAACATCTCCGATCCAGCCGTCATCACGCGCTACCTGAATGCCTGCGGCTTCGATGGCGATGCCATATTGAGCGCGGCACAGGACGAAGGCGTCGCCGCGCGCCGTCGCCAGAACACCGAGGAGGCGATCGCCGCCGATGCCGTCGGCCTGCCGGCTTATGTGCTGAACGGTGAAGTCTTTTGGGGCCAGGATCGCATCGACGATCTGGACCGCGCGCTTGCATCCGGCCGCGCGCCGTTCAGCGCTGCAATGTCCTGA
- a CDS encoding helix-turn-helix transcriptional regulator, which produces MLSHDRIWAAIDALAERHQLSPSGLARRAGLDPTSFNKSKRQASDGRSRWPSTESVSKVLDATGSSLEEFMAMVRGQAGTAGSDRAAPGPTAIPLLGFAQAGAGGYFDDGGFPAGQGWEMVDFPTAPGGKGVYALEVQGDSMQPLYRDGDVLIVEPHAQVRRGDRVVVKTREGEVMAKILHRQTARTIEVSSLNIEHENRVFDMADVEWVARIIWASQ; this is translated from the coding sequence ATGCTTTCCCATGACCGCATATGGGCAGCGATCGATGCCCTGGCGGAGCGCCACCAGCTCTCGCCATCGGGCCTCGCGCGGCGTGCCGGGCTCGACCCTACTTCTTTCAACAAATCCAAGCGCCAGGCGTCAGACGGCCGGTCCCGCTGGCCTTCTACGGAATCCGTGTCGAAGGTTCTCGATGCGACTGGCTCGTCGCTGGAAGAATTCATGGCAATGGTGCGCGGCCAGGCTGGAACCGCCGGCTCGGATCGCGCCGCGCCTGGACCCACTGCGATCCCCTTGCTCGGCTTTGCCCAGGCCGGCGCCGGCGGCTATTTCGACGACGGGGGATTTCCGGCCGGCCAGGGCTGGGAGATGGTCGATTTCCCCACCGCGCCCGGCGGCAAGGGCGTCTATGCGCTTGAAGTCCAAGGGGACTCCATGCAACCGCTCTACCGCGATGGCGACGTGCTGATCGTCGAGCCCCATGCGCAGGTGCGCCGGGGTGATCGCGTGGTGGTCAAGACGCGCGAAGGCGAGGTCATGGCCAAGATCCTGCACCGCCAGACGGCGCGCACGATCGAGGTGTCGTCGCTGAACATCGAACATGAAAACCGGGTCTTCGACATGGCCGACGTCGAATGGGTAGCCCGCATCATCTGGGCGAGCCAGTGA
- a CDS encoding thermonuclease family protein, translated as MGSPHHLGEPVIKRFLRGLILPVTLIATLLLGLFTAMDYFAALEEVERPPERTAEAPSTPAPAPSSQTQTTQPPAETGIARPVNPGLFGQPFTVNPAELERVEPREPISDPLPPPEEPKPLLYRPLALSAGLVSISGRNLALEGIVPTPADRFCPDESGQRWPCGMMARTAFRNFLRGRALACDLDDTNWEGTATANCTRGELDIAAWLVTNGWVDAEPGSAYAELADTAREARIGIHGSDPR; from the coding sequence ATGGGTAGCCCGCATCATCTGGGCGAGCCAGTGATCAAGCGCTTCCTGCGCGGCCTGATCCTGCCGGTGACCCTGATCGCAACGCTGCTGCTGGGGCTCTTCACCGCCATGGATTATTTTGCCGCGCTGGAAGAGGTGGAGCGACCGCCGGAGCGCACGGCGGAAGCTCCCAGCACTCCCGCACCTGCACCGTCCAGCCAGACGCAGACGACACAGCCGCCCGCAGAAACGGGCATCGCCCGGCCGGTCAATCCAGGCCTGTTCGGCCAGCCATTCACGGTGAATCCCGCCGAATTGGAGCGTGTCGAGCCGCGCGAGCCCATCTCGGATCCTCTCCCCCCGCCGGAAGAACCGAAGCCGCTTCTCTACAGGCCGCTCGCCCTGTCTGCTGGGCTGGTCTCGATTTCCGGTCGCAATCTCGCGCTCGAAGGCATCGTACCGACACCGGCGGACCGGTTCTGTCCCGATGAAAGCGGCCAGCGCTGGCCATGCGGCATGATGGCCCGCACCGCCTTTCGCAATTTCCTGCGCGGCCGCGCTCTCGCCTGTGATCTCGACGACACCAATTGGGAAGGAACGGCGACGGCCAATTGCACACGCGGCGAATTGGATATCGCCGCCTGGCTCGTCACCAATGGCTGGGTCGATGCCGAGCCCGGATCGGCCTATGCGGAGCTTGCCGATACGGCACGCGAGGCCCGCATCGGCATTCACGGTTCCGATCCGCGCTGA
- a CDS encoding lysine--tRNA ligase, producing the protein MSDPERGASLSHHESFDPDVIEAAQAGKAWPFEEARKLVKRYEKSGYPDLVLFETGYGPSGLPHIGTFGEVARTSMVRHAFRVLTGDRVPTKLICFSDDMDGLRKVPDNVPNQEMMATYLGKPLSRVPDPFSDAHPSFAAANNARLRSFLDRFGFDYEFISATDFYTSGRFDEALLRMLVVYDDVMAIILPTLGEERRATYSPFLPICPRTGVVLQVPMIDRDVAAGTVTYLDPETGERMVTPVTGGRVKCQWKADWALRWFALGVDYEMAGKDLIDSVMLSSKICRALGGTPPEGFNYELFLDDKGQKISKSKGNGLTIDEWLAYAPSESLSLYMFQKPKTAKRLHFDVIPRAVDEYYQFLGAYEKQDWTARLSNPVWHMHDGAPPLIDLPVPFALLLNLVSASNAHDKAVLWGFISRYAPGVTAETHPELDRLVGYAIRYFDDFVKPAKRFRAPDAVEREALSALSEKLGTLPADADGAVIQDAALDVARAIERYQDHAKKSPSGGPGVSIAFFQMIYEVLLGQERGPRFGSFAALYGIAETQALIDHALAGRLTAA; encoded by the coding sequence ATGAGCGATCCCGAGCGAGGCGCGAGCCTGTCCCATCACGAGAGTTTCGATCCGGATGTGATCGAGGCGGCTCAGGCCGGAAAGGCGTGGCCATTCGAGGAGGCGCGCAAGCTCGTCAAACGCTACGAGAAAAGCGGCTATCCCGATTTGGTGCTGTTCGAGACCGGATACGGCCCATCAGGACTGCCGCATATCGGCACATTCGGTGAAGTGGCGCGCACCTCGATGGTTCGCCACGCTTTTCGCGTCCTGACAGGCGATCGGGTGCCGACCAAGCTGATCTGTTTTTCCGACGACATGGACGGACTGCGCAAGGTACCCGACAACGTCCCGAACCAGGAGATGATGGCGACGTATCTCGGTAAGCCGCTGAGCCGCGTACCGGACCCATTTTCCGATGCGCATCCCTCTTTCGCTGCCGCAAATAATGCCCGGCTGCGCTCGTTTCTCGATCGCTTCGGGTTCGACTACGAATTCATCTCTGCGACCGATTTTTACACGTCCGGCCGGTTCGACGAGGCGCTGCTGCGCATGCTGGTCGTCTATGATGACGTGATGGCGATCATCCTGCCGACGCTCGGCGAAGAGCGCCGCGCGACCTATTCGCCCTTCCTGCCGATCTGCCCGCGCACGGGCGTCGTGCTGCAGGTGCCGATGATCGACCGCGACGTGGCGGCTGGAACCGTCACCTATCTCGATCCGGAGACGGGCGAGCGCATGGTGACGCCGGTGACCGGCGGGCGCGTGAAGTGCCAGTGGAAGGCCGACTGGGCGCTTCGCTGGTTCGCGCTTGGCGTCGATTACGAGATGGCGGGTAAGGATCTGATCGACAGCGTCATGCTGTCCTCCAAGATTTGCCGGGCGCTCGGCGGAACGCCGCCGGAAGGCTTCAACTACGAGCTGTTCCTGGACGACAAGGGGCAGAAGATCTCGAAGTCCAAGGGCAACGGGCTGACGATCGACGAATGGCTGGCCTATGCGCCAAGCGAGAGCCTGTCGCTCTACATGTTCCAGAAGCCGAAGACGGCGAAGCGGCTGCATTTCGATGTCATCCCGCGCGCGGTCGACGAGTATTATCAGTTCCTCGGCGCTTACGAGAAGCAGGATTGGACGGCGCGGCTGTCCAACCCCGTTTGGCACATGCATGACGGCGCGCCGCCGCTCATCGATCTGCCGGTGCCGTTTGCGCTGCTCCTGAACCTCGTCAGCGCGTCGAATGCGCATGACAAGGCGGTGCTTTGGGGCTTCATCTCGCGCTACGCGCCGGGCGTGACGGCGGAAACGCATCCCGAGCTCGATCGGCTCGTCGGCTATGCGATCCGGTATTTCGACGACTTCGTGAAGCCGGCGAAGCGGTTCCGCGCGCCGGATGCGGTCGAGCGGGAGGCGCTCTCGGCGCTTTCGGAAAAGCTCGGCACGCTGCCTGCGGATGCGGACGGTGCGGTCATCCAGGATGCGGCGCTCGACGTGGCGCGTGCCATCGAGCGTTACCAGGATCACGCCAAGAAGAGCCCGTCGGGCGGGCCCGGCGTTTCCATCGCCTTCTTCCAGATGATCTACGAGGTGCTTCTCGGGCAGGAACGGGGGCCGCGTTTCGGCTCGTTCGCCGCTCTCTACGGGATCGCGGAAACGCAGGCGCTGATCGACCATGCCCTTGCGGGCCGCTTGACGGCAGCCTGA
- a CDS encoding sterol desaturase family protein: MELFGISEPVVRMSVFLAIFAAMALLELAAPRLERPEMVGAWRSRRWVTNVSMVVLSSVCLRVVFPLAAVGTALWAESRGIGLFNVLDIPVWLAGLVAFIVLDFAIWLEHWASHRFPLLWRIHRMHHADNGFDFTTALRFHPLEIVLSMVWKAAIVILLGAPALAVLIFEIVLNGASMFNHANLRLPKWLDAPLRLVVVTPDMHRVHHSTDMRETNSNYGFNFPFWDRLFGTYVAQPRRGHDDMEIGLEHYRGQETARLGWALALPFRKLDNEAQ; the protein is encoded by the coding sequence ATGGAACTGTTCGGCATCAGCGAACCGGTCGTGCGCATGAGCGTCTTCCTCGCCATCTTCGCGGCAATGGCACTGCTGGAGCTGGCAGCGCCACGGTTGGAGCGGCCCGAGATGGTGGGCGCCTGGCGCTCGCGGCGATGGGTTACCAATGTCTCCATGGTCGTCCTGTCGTCGGTCTGCCTGCGCGTCGTGTTTCCACTCGCTGCCGTCGGCACGGCGCTTTGGGCGGAAAGTCGCGGCATCGGCCTCTTCAATGTGCTCGACATTCCCGTCTGGCTCGCCGGCCTCGTCGCCTTCATCGTGCTGGACTTCGCCATCTGGCTCGAACACTGGGCCAGCCATCGGTTCCCGCTATTATGGCGCATCCACCGTATGCACCACGCCGACAACGGCTTCGATTTCACCACCGCCTTGCGCTTTCATCCGCTGGAGATCGTGCTGTCCATGGTCTGGAAGGCGGCGATCGTCATCCTGCTCGGTGCGCCGGCACTCGCGGTTCTGATCTTCGAGATCGTGCTCAACGGCGCATCGATGTTCAATCACGCCAATCTGCGGCTGCCGAAATGGCTCGATGCGCCGCTGCGCCTCGTGGTCGTGACGCCCGACATGCACCGTGTCCATCACTCGACCGATATGCGCGAAACCAATTCCAATTACGGGTTCAACTTTCCCTTCTGGGATCGCCTGTTCGGCACCTATGTGGCCCAGCCGCGGCGCGGCCATGACGACATGGAAATCGGCCTGGAGCATTATCGCGGCCAGGAGACGGCAAGACTTGGCTGGGCGCTTGCCCTGCCCTTCCGCAAGCTCGACAACGAGGCTCAGTAG
- a CDS encoding transporter substrate-binding domain-containing protein, with the protein MPDLSGVGRVRFLMTTDFPPFSFLDQSGRLAGFHVDLARALCGELDIEPRCQVQALPWNELEPALAAGEGEVIMAGLQVSEESRERYLFTRTIMDLPARFVVKAAEAGTDRVAADHFEPGARIGVIQRSAHAAMLQRFFPDLTPVPFASPTMLYRAVQGGWVDGIYADGLQLSFWLGSPASAECCGFLDGPFLSREFLGNGLSIAVRNDLPQLAEGFDYALMSLNKSGRFAELYLRYFPNGLY; encoded by the coding sequence TTGCCAGACCTGTCTGGAGTGGGACGCGTGCGCTTCCTGATGACGACCGATTTTCCGCCATTCAGTTTTCTCGACCAGAGCGGGCGACTTGCCGGCTTCCATGTCGATCTGGCGCGCGCGCTCTGCGGGGAACTCGACATCGAGCCCCGCTGCCAGGTTCAGGCGCTGCCCTGGAACGAGCTGGAGCCGGCGCTCGCGGCCGGCGAGGGCGAAGTGATCATGGCCGGTTTGCAGGTGAGCGAGGAAAGCCGCGAGCGCTATCTTTTCACCCGCACGATCATGGACTTGCCGGCGCGTTTCGTCGTGAAGGCCGCTGAGGCCGGAACCGACCGGGTGGCAGCCGATCATTTCGAACCGGGTGCCCGGATCGGTGTCATCCAACGCTCCGCCCATGCGGCGATGCTTCAGCGCTTCTTTCCGGATTTGACGCCGGTTCCGTTTGCGAGCCCGACTATGCTCTACCGCGCCGTCCAGGGCGGCTGGGTCGACGGCATCTATGCCGATGGCTTGCAACTGTCCTTCTGGCTGGGCAGTCCGGCGTCTGCAGAGTGCTGCGGGTTTCTCGATGGGCCCTTCCTATCACGCGAGTTTCTCGGCAACGGGCTCTCGATCGCTGTGCGAAACGATCTGCCGCAGCTCGCGGAAGGTTTCGATTACGCGCTGATGTCGCTCAACAAGAGCGGCCGCTTCGCCGAGCTCTATCTGCGCTATTTCCCCAACGGGCTCTACTGA
- a CDS encoding glycosyltransferase, whose amino-acid sequence MLLTSVPTSDANGLGRAIARASLSLPTTATEKRRYPSDILSRVLKRLNLTDEQLKAAGDRASRHSTAIDRELLAARTVSETAYYQAVAAELGLAFIETIDPHFVVVTPLIDALLIMPHRPIAIDQRGRTRKLIAPDLPGLVSLAEKLSRHGGLRPSFAITTPSAVKQAVWAVRSRERVAETVGHLFDTQQPASARIVATGSQGFAFGTLLTGLAALFIAFPVLMLIAGHLFLTTLFATLLWLRATALIDGFRFDPEIEPAEADDPTLPVYTVMVALYREQAMAGQLVRALDAIDWPRAKLDIKFVCEANDPETIAALRAQLLGPEYEIVVVPRVLPYTKPKALNYAMAGARGEHLVIYDAEDRPHPAQLLQALARFRAGGPRLGCVQAPLVIANPRRSWITALFALEYAALFRGLLPFLARSDLPLPLGGTSNHFRTATLRDVGAWDPFNVTEDADLGFRLATHGHRLGVISLPTLESAPTDIRTWRNQRTRWFKGWMQTWLVMLRRPRGGPNALGFVRSATFQIMTIGLLVAALLSPAMVYFSSASLISALSERNAGRTNFETILFFADITILTATFACFVLLGHRAMSPLERVRVGWRWLLLPVYWALMTWAAWTALFELLRRPHHWEKTPHRPTRAATDATIDHSVTAVCPMDPRGIISPEAS is encoded by the coding sequence ATGCTTTTGACTTCCGTTCCGACTTCCGACGCCAACGGCCTCGGCCGCGCCATCGCACGTGCTAGTCTGTCGCTTCCCACAACAGCAACGGAAAAACGCCGGTATCCATCAGACATTCTGTCCCGCGTTCTGAAGCGGCTAAACCTCACCGACGAGCAACTGAAAGCGGCGGGGGACCGCGCGTCACGGCATTCCACCGCTATCGACCGCGAACTGCTGGCAGCCCGAACTGTAAGCGAGACCGCCTATTACCAGGCGGTTGCCGCAGAACTTGGACTTGCCTTCATCGAAACGATCGATCCACATTTCGTCGTCGTCACGCCGTTGATCGACGCGCTTTTGATCATGCCGCACAGACCCATCGCCATCGATCAACGCGGGCGAACGCGCAAACTGATTGCGCCGGATCTGCCGGGGCTTGTGAGCCTTGCGGAAAAGCTCTCCCGGCACGGCGGTCTCCGTCCCTCATTCGCGATCACGACACCATCGGCCGTCAAGCAAGCAGTATGGGCTGTCCGCAGTCGCGAGCGCGTGGCGGAGACGGTCGGACATCTGTTCGATACCCAGCAGCCGGCCAGTGCGCGGATCGTGGCGACCGGCAGCCAGGGCTTCGCCTTCGGTACGCTCCTGACGGGACTGGCGGCCCTGTTCATCGCCTTTCCCGTTCTCATGCTGATTGCAGGGCACCTGTTCCTGACGACCTTGTTCGCCACCCTTCTGTGGCTGCGGGCAACCGCCTTGATCGATGGCTTCCGTTTCGACCCGGAGATCGAGCCAGCCGAAGCCGACGATCCAACGCTCCCGGTCTATACGGTGATGGTGGCGCTTTACCGCGAGCAGGCGATGGCGGGGCAACTGGTGCGCGCCTTGGACGCTATCGACTGGCCGCGCGCCAAACTCGACATAAAATTCGTCTGCGAGGCAAACGATCCGGAGACCATCGCCGCCTTGCGTGCGCAGCTTCTCGGCCCCGAATATGAGATCGTGGTCGTGCCGCGGGTACTTCCATACACCAAGCCCAAGGCGCTGAATTACGCCATGGCCGGCGCGCGGGGCGAACATCTCGTGATATACGATGCGGAAGACCGCCCGCATCCGGCGCAACTGCTCCAGGCGCTGGCGCGCTTCAGGGCCGGCGGCCCAAGGCTTGGCTGTGTCCAGGCGCCTCTGGTCATCGCCAATCCGCGCCGCTCCTGGATCACGGCACTCTTTGCGCTTGAATATGCAGCTCTCTTTCGAGGGCTCCTGCCGTTCCTCGCCCGCAGCGACCTGCCGCTGCCGCTTGGCGGAACATCCAATCACTTTCGAACGGCAACGCTGCGCGACGTCGGCGCGTGGGATCCCTTCAACGTGACGGAAGACGCCGATCTCGGCTTTCGGCTTGCCACACATGGGCATCGCCTGGGTGTGATCTCGCTGCCAACGCTTGAATCGGCCCCCACCGACATCCGCACCTGGCGCAACCAGCGCACGCGCTGGTTCAAGGGCTGGATGCAGACCTGGCTTGTGATGCTGCGTCGACCACGGGGTGGACCGAACGCGCTTGGCTTCGTGCGCTCGGCCACCTTCCAGATCATGACGATCGGGCTCCTGGTTGCAGCATTGCTCAGCCCCGCAATGGTCTATTTCTCCAGCGCCTCGCTGATTTCCGCTTTATCGGAACGCAACGCCGGTCGTACGAATTTCGAAACCATTCTGTTCTTCGCAGACATTACGATTCTGACTGCGACCTTTGCTTGTTTCGTGCTGCTCGGTCACCGCGCGATGTCGCCATTGGAACGTGTGCGCGTGGGATGGCGCTGGCTGCTTCTGCCCGTCTACTGGGCGCTGATGACATGGGCTGCGTGGACCGCACTGTTCGAACTTCTCCGCAGGCCGCACCACTGGGAAAAGACCCCGCACCGCCCGACGCGAGCGGCGACGGATGCTACTATCGATCACAGCGTAACGGCCGTCTGCCCGATGGATCCACGAGGAATCATTTCACCGGAAGCAAGCTGA
- a CDS encoding ion transporter: MNSLKSLIESRRFEWFITALVVINAITLGLETMPAVMERAGGFLKVLDRTILAIFVVELIGRFAVYRLAFFRDPWRVFDLLVVSIAVLPSTGNLSVLRALRILRVLRLISVVPSLRRVVGGLINALPGMGSIVFLLGLVFYVFSVMATNLYAQSFPEWFGSIGESAYTLFQVMTLESWSMGIVRPVMETYPLSWLFFIPFIVATSFTVLNLFIGIIVSAMQEEHEASAADERDDMKENQRKILAELSALKAEVARLNREPAGRAENSPS; encoded by the coding sequence ATGAATTCGCTGAAGTCCCTGATTGAATCACGCCGTTTCGAATGGTTCATCACCGCCTTGGTGGTGATCAATGCCATCACGCTCGGCCTTGAGACCATGCCTGCAGTCATGGAGCGCGCAGGCGGCTTCCTGAAGGTGCTCGACCGCACGATCCTCGCCATTTTCGTCGTGGAACTGATCGGCCGCTTTGCGGTCTACCGGCTGGCTTTCTTCCGCGATCCGTGGCGCGTCTTCGATCTTCTCGTCGTCTCGATTGCAGTCCTGCCCTCGACAGGCAATCTTTCCGTACTCCGCGCACTGCGCATCCTGCGCGTGCTGCGCCTCATCAGCGTTGTGCCGTCCTTGCGCCGCGTCGTCGGAGGCCTGATCAACGCACTGCCGGGCATGGGCTCGATCGTCTTCCTGCTCGGCCTCGTTTTCTATGTCTTCTCTGTCATGGCGACCAATCTCTACGCGCAAAGCTTTCCCGAATGGTTCGGCTCCATCGGCGAATCCGCCTACACGCTGTTCCAGGTCATGACGCTCGAAAGCTGGTCCATGGGCATCGTCCGGCCGGTCATGGAGACCTACCCGCTGTCATGGTTGTTCTTCATTCCGTTCATCGTCGCGACGTCCTTCACCGTCCTCAACCTCTTTATCGGTATCATCGTGTCGGCGATGCAGGAGGAGCACGAAGCGAGCGCCGCGGACGAGCGCGACGACATGAAGGAGAACCAGCGCAAGATTCTGGCGGAACTGTCCGCACTCAAGGCAGAGGTCGCCCGGTTGAACCGTGAACCGGCGGGCCGGGCGGAAAACAGCCCGTCCTAG